One window of the Candidatus Zixiibacteriota bacterium genome contains the following:
- the sufB gene encoding component of SufBCD complex (Evidence 2b : Function from indirect experimental evidences (e.g. phenotypes); PubMedId : 10322040, 12089140; Product type t : transporter), producing MEEVTRNKNIAVIGDDYAEKYGFRDPEEYFLKGAKGLSHEVVEMISRMKKEEDWMRKFRHDALDIFLSKPMPKWGDTELLNSIDFSDIYYYIKPTEFQGKTWDEVPENIKNTFDRLGIPEAERKFLAGVSAQYESEVVYHSFKADLEKQGIIFLDMDSAVREHPEIVKKYFATVILPNDNKFAALNSAVWSGGSFIYVPPGIDVKIPLQAYFRINAENMGQFERTLIIADKGSRVHYIEGCTAPVYTSNSLHSAVVELVALDGAYIRYTTIQNWAHNIFNLVTKRAMAHKNATVEWVDGNIGSKLTMKFPCVYLVGEGAKGEILSIAFAGTGQHQDAGAKVIHAAPNTSSRITSKSISKAGGRASYRGLVQVHPNAVGSKVSVECDALLIDGASRSDTYPTMEINADEVRIEHEARVSKVAEEQIFYLTSRGLSEDEARLLIVNGFIEPFTKELPMEYAVELNRLIELEMEGSVG from the coding sequence ATGGAAGAAGTAACTAGAAATAAAAATATAGCGGTAATCGGCGACGATTACGCCGAGAAGTACGGGTTCCGGGACCCGGAAGAATATTTCCTCAAAGGGGCCAAGGGGCTGAGCCACGAAGTGGTTGAGATGATATCGCGGATGAAGAAGGAAGAAGACTGGATGCGCAAGTTCCGTCACGACGCCCTCGATATCTTCCTGTCCAAACCGATGCCGAAATGGGGGGACACGGAACTTCTGAATTCCATCGATTTCAGCGATATTTATTATTACATCAAGCCAACCGAGTTTCAGGGGAAGACCTGGGATGAAGTTCCGGAGAATATCAAGAATACCTTCGACCGTCTCGGTATTCCCGAGGCGGAGAGAAAGTTTCTGGCCGGGGTGTCGGCGCAATATGAATCGGAGGTTGTCTATCACTCGTTCAAGGCCGACCTGGAGAAACAGGGAATAATTTTTCTCGACATGGACAGCGCCGTGAGGGAGCATCCGGAAATTGTCAAAAAATATTTCGCGACCGTCATTCTTCCCAACGATAACAAATTCGCCGCCCTTAATTCGGCGGTCTGGTCGGGCGGTTCCTTTATTTATGTTCCGCCGGGAATCGATGTCAAGATACCGCTTCAGGCCTATTTCCGAATAAATGCCGAAAATATGGGGCAATTTGAACGAACCCTGATTATCGCCGACAAGGGCTCGCGGGTTCATTATATCGAAGGGTGCACGGCGCCGGTATATACCAGCAATTCGCTTCACTCGGCGGTGGTGGAACTGGTGGCGCTCGATGGGGCCTATATCAGGTACACCACGATCCAGAATTGGGCTCATAACATATTCAACCTGGTCACCAAAAGAGCGATGGCGCACAAGAACGCCACGGTGGAATGGGTGGACGGGAATATCGGGTCGAAACTGACGATGAAATTCCCCTGTGTTTATCTGGTCGGTGAAGGGGCCAAAGGGGAGATTCTCTCGATTGCTTTCGCCGGCACGGGTCAGCATCAGGACGCCGGAGCGAAAGTGATTCACGCCGCTCCCAATACCAGTTCGCGGATAACCTCGAAATCGATTTCCAAGGCCGGCGGGCGGGCCTCGTACCGCGGGCTGGTACAGGTTCATCCGAACGCGGTCGGGAGCAAGGTTTCGGTCGAATGCGACGCCCTTCTGATAGACGGCGCGTCGCGCTCCGACACATATCCGACGATGGAAATTAACGCCGATGAGGTTCGTATTGAGCATGAAGCGAGAGTCAGCAAGGTAGCCGAAGAGCAGATTTTTTATCTGACCAGCCGGGGCCTGAGCGAGGACGAAGCGCGTCTTCTGATAGTCAACGGCTTCATCGAGCCGTTCACCAAGGAACTGCCGATGGAATACGCGGTGGAACTGAATCGTCTGATCGAACTGGAAATGGAAGGGTCGGTCGGTTAA
- a CDS encoding putative FeS assembly protein SufD (Evidence 3 : Putative function from multiple computational evidences) encodes MNLTAIEDKVTAFRAIHKLEPEWLYNLRQESWGRYNDMPLPERVTNVWRYTKPESFLVANAEEIMSTAPIIPDGSNGHPYPKNTEYAAVGYNREDMMTLVKIEPEAMAKGIIIKNLFQAARENEEVVRRYLGTMVGYGFGKFEALNMALWNNGFFVYVPDNTVIEKPIALNRHPGGKFSHIRLLVVIGRNSQVTLVDNYACSGRGESGVDNGAVEIFAGDSARVKYVNLQRLGAQCTGYITQRARIGTSGSIFSIYGATGGAISKVNAGTILAGRHAESRMSGILFGNKNQHFDYHTMHYHQDNESYSNIDFKVILKDKANSAYTGLIKIEKDTVNNEAYQENRNLLLNKGTKAESIPELEILTDQVRCTHGATMGPIDPQMLFYLKARGIGHEDAVKMIASGFVEPTITQMPNELQEMMRGIVTDKLTGDQR; translated from the coding sequence ATGAACTTAACAGCAATTGAAGATAAAGTGACCGCCTTCAGGGCGATACATAAATTGGAGCCGGAGTGGCTTTATAATCTTCGGCAGGAAAGCTGGGGCCGTTATAATGATATGCCGTTGCCCGAGCGGGTGACCAATGTCTGGCGCTATACGAAGCCGGAGAGTTTTCTGGTCGCCAATGCGGAGGAAATCATGAGTACGGCGCCGATAATTCCCGACGGGTCCAACGGGCATCCCTATCCGAAAAATACCGAATATGCGGCGGTGGGGTACAACCGCGAAGATATGATGACACTGGTGAAAATCGAGCCGGAAGCAATGGCCAAGGGAATTATCATAAAGAATCTCTTTCAGGCGGCGCGGGAAAACGAGGAAGTGGTGCGTCGCTACCTGGGAACGATGGTCGGATATGGTTTCGGGAAGTTTGAGGCGCTCAATATGGCCCTCTGGAACAATGGATTTTTTGTCTATGTGCCGGATAATACGGTAATTGAGAAGCCAATCGCGCTGAACCGTCACCCCGGCGGCAAATTTTCGCATATTCGGCTATTAGTTGTAATCGGCCGGAATTCGCAGGTGACTCTGGTTGATAATTACGCCTGCAGCGGAAGGGGCGAAAGCGGAGTGGACAACGGGGCGGTGGAAATTTTTGCCGGAGATTCGGCGCGGGTCAAATATGTGAATCTCCAGCGTCTGGGGGCACAGTGCACCGGTTATATCACGCAACGAGCCCGTATCGGTACGAGCGGAAGTATTTTCTCGATTTACGGAGCCACCGGGGGGGCGATATCGAAGGTCAACGCCGGGACCATCCTGGCGGGCCGTCACGCCGAAAGCCGGATGTCGGGAATTCTTTTCGGAAATAAGAATCAGCATTTTGACTATCACACCATGCATTATCATCAGGATAACGAGTCGTATTCGAATATCGATTTTAAGGTTATTTTGAAAGACAAAGCCAATTCGGCGTACACCGGCCTGATAAAGATTGAAAAAGATACTGTCAACAATGAGGCCTATCAGGAAAATAGGAATCTCCTTTTAAACAAGGGGACCAAGGCCGAATCGATTCCGGAACTGGAGATTTTGACTGACCAGGTGCGATGCACGCACGGGGCGACCATGGGCCCGATTGATCCGCAGATGCTGTTCTATCTGAAGGCGCGCGGAATAGGGCACGAGGATGCGGTTAAAATGATCGCGTCCGGTTTCGTCGAACCGACCATCACCCAGATGCCGAATGAATTGCAGGAAATGATGCGGGGCATCGTGACAGATAAATTAACGGGGGACCAGAGATGA
- the ndoA gene encoding Naphthalene 1,2-dioxygenase system ferredoxin subunit — protein sequence MTGQYTKICSLSDLREGEVRSFSANGREIVLAIQDGAVYALDNLCTHDGGDLGDGELKNGHVECPRHGAWFDIKTGAAIRMPAVEGIQTYEVKIENGEVFVALAE from the coding sequence ATGACCGGGCAGTACACAAAAATCTGTTCTCTTTCCGATCTTCGGGAAGGAGAGGTGCGCAGTTTTTCGGCCAACGGCCGGGAAATTGTTCTGGCGATTCAGGATGGTGCAGTCTATGCGCTGGACAATCTCTGCACCCACGACGGCGGAGATCTGGGTGACGGGGAACTGAAGAACGGCCATGTCGAATGTCCGCGTCACGGCGCCTGGTTTGATATTAAAACGGGGGCGGCCATACGAATGCCAGCGGTGGAAGGGATTCAAACATACGAAGTAAAAATTGAAAACGGCGAAGTATTCGTGGCTTTAGCGGAATGA
- the sufS gene encoding selenocysteine lyase, PLP-dependent (Evidence 2a : Function from experimental evidences in other organisms; PubMedId : 10322040, 10329673, 10684605, 10739946, 10829016, 12089140, 14644425; Product type e : enzyme): MKGEKLMAETMPEEPVKRDGAVFKAEDYKKDFPILSRLIRGTKLVYLDSAATTQKPQIVIDAVEQYYRLHNANVHRGLHTLAEEATSAYEATRDKIAEFLGGVNRQEIIYTRNATEAINMVASSWGYQHIKKGDRIVITQMEHHANLVPWLVLAKRTGAELVYIPIDPEGYLDLTNLKDIIAPNTKIVALTHMSNVLGTINPVEEVIALAHKRGALALIDGAQSVPHMPVNLKAMNADFLAFSAHKMLGPTGLGVLYGKEEFLQDMEPVQFGGEMISEVRYDGAKWNELPHKFEAGTPNIEGAFAFLPALEYLEKIGMEKIRRHEMDLTAYALDKLGQLEFIKVFGPKDVKYRGGAVSFVDKDIHPHDMATFLDTLGIAVRAGHHCAQPLTRLLGINSTTRASFYLYNTHDDIDQLVTGLKEARRYFRHE; the protein is encoded by the coding sequence ATGAAGGGCGAAAAACTGATGGCGGAAACGATGCCGGAAGAGCCGGTTAAAAGGGACGGAGCGGTTTTCAAAGCGGAAGACTATAAGAAAGACTTCCCGATTCTATCGCGACTGATTCGCGGGACAAAACTGGTCTATCTGGACAGCGCCGCTACCACCCAGAAGCCGCAGATAGTCATTGACGCCGTCGAACAGTATTATCGCCTTCACAACGCCAATGTTCATAGAGGATTACATACTCTGGCGGAGGAAGCCACCTCGGCCTATGAAGCGACCCGCGACAAGATTGCCGAATTTCTGGGTGGCGTGAATCGTCAGGAAATAATTTACACCCGCAACGCTACCGAAGCGATTAACATGGTGGCATCATCATGGGGCTATCAGCATATTAAAAAGGGGGACCGGATAGTTATCACGCAGATGGAGCATCACGCCAATCTGGTGCCATGGCTCGTTCTGGCTAAGAGGACCGGGGCGGAATTGGTGTATATCCCGATTGATCCGGAAGGATATTTGGATTTGACCAATTTGAAAGATATTATTGCGCCGAATACCAAGATTGTCGCTTTGACTCACATGTCGAATGTTTTGGGGACGATCAATCCGGTCGAAGAGGTTATCGCACTGGCGCATAAGAGGGGTGCTTTGGCCTTGATTGACGGCGCTCAAAGTGTTCCGCATATGCCGGTCAATCTAAAAGCGATGAACGCCGATTTCCTGGCTTTCTCGGCACACAAGATGCTTGGTCCGACCGGGCTCGGTGTTTTGTACGGCAAGGAGGAATTTCTCCAGGACATGGAACCGGTGCAGTTTGGGGGAGAGATGATAAGTGAGGTAAGATATGACGGCGCGAAATGGAACGAACTACCGCACAAATTCGAAGCCGGGACGCCGAATATCGAGGGGGCCTTCGCTTTTCTTCCAGCCCTCGAATATCTTGAAAAAATCGGTATGGAGAAGATTCGCCGGCACGAAATGGATCTGACCGCCTATGCTCTGGATAAATTGGGACAACTCGAATTCATTAAAGTTTTTGGGCCGAAAGATGTTAAATATCGTGGTGGAGCAGTGTCATTTGTGGATAAAGATATCCATCCCCATGACATGGCCACCTTTCTCGATACCCTGGGCATCGCGGTTCGAGCGGGACATCACTGCGCCCAGCCCCTGACCCGGCTTCTGGGTATAAATTCCACGACCCGCGCCAGTTTTTATTTGTATAACACTCATGATGATATCGATCAACTGGTAACCGGACTGAAAGAAGCAAGGAGATATTTCCGTCATGAGTGA
- the nifU gene encoding NifU-like protein: MSDHLDDLYRDILMEHYRFPRGRHHLEHEDIHNEGQNPTCGDEIELALELEGDKVKDVYVSCMGCAVSVASGSMLAEVTKGKSLEEVKKIAETIKAMLTGGAVPKDADLGDLEALSGVKKFPVRVKCALLSWTTLVNALEAREKGKQAAPSTTE; this comes from the coding sequence ATGAGTGACCATCTCGACGATCTTTACCGTGATATATTGATGGAACATTACCGTTTCCCGCGCGGGCGGCACCACCTGGAGCATGAGGACATTCATAACGAAGGGCAAAATCCGACCTGCGGCGATGAAATCGAACTGGCGCTGGAATTGGAAGGGGATAAAGTAAAAGATGTTTACGTCAGTTGCATGGGTTGCGCGGTTTCGGTGGCATCGGGATCGATGCTGGCCGAAGTGACCAAGGGAAAGAGTCTTGAGGAAGTGAAAAAAATTGCCGAGACCATTAAGGCGATGCTGACAGGCGGGGCGGTCCCTAAAGACGCCGATCTAGGGGACCTGGAGGCGTTGAGCGGAGTCAAGAAGTTCCCGGTCCGGGTCAAATGTGCGCTACTATCGTGGACGACTCTGGTAAACGCCCTGGAGGCCAGAGAAAAAGGGAAGCAAGCGGCACCGTCGACAACGGAGTAA
- the yitW gene encoding MIP18 family protein YitW: protein MITSEEVREKIRTVEDPEIGLGVVDLGLIYDIDVTDGRIVTVIMTLTTPACPYGPVLVEQVKEKIKEMPGVEKVDVMVVWDPPWNPEEMASDMAKDALGIW from the coding sequence ATGATTACGTCTGAAGAGGTTAGGGAGAAAATCAGGACGGTCGAGGATCCTGAAATCGGTCTGGGCGTGGTTGACCTGGGGCTGATATATGATATCGATGTCACCGACGGGAGGATCGTGACGGTGATCATGACTCTGACGACGCCGGCGTGCCCGTACGGCCCGGTTCTGGTCGAACAGGTCAAAGAGAAGATAAAAGAAATGCCGGGGGTGGAGAAAGTCGATGTGATGGTGGTCTGGGATCCGCCGTGGAACCCGGAGGAGATGGCATCCGATATGGCGAAAGATGCTCTCGGGATTTGGTGA
- a CDS encoding conserved hypothetical protein (Evidence 4 : Unknown function but conserved in other organisms) — translation MPVIKYKELERKKIEGEGIAHVTKAVPIGKNVGWDGYTMRVFRIAPGGHTPRHQHDWEHVNYIISGKGKLFLDGKEFEVNEKDFAFVPPNTPHQFQNPFDTDFEFICIVPNKGEY, via the coding sequence ATGCCGGTAATAAAATATAAGGAACTGGAGCGCAAAAAGATCGAAGGCGAAGGAATCGCCCATGTCACTAAAGCGGTGCCGATCGGGAAAAATGTCGGGTGGGACGGTTACACCATGCGGGTTTTCCGCATCGCCCCCGGGGGCCATACCCCGCGTCACCAGCACGACTGGGAACATGTCAATTACATTATATCGGGTAAAGGCAAACTCTTTCTCGACGGCAAAGAATTCGAGGTGAATGAAAAGGATTTTGCCTTTGTGCCCCCGAACACGCCGCATCAATTTCAGAACCCATTTGATACGGATTTCGAATTCATTTGTATCGTCCCCAACAAAGGGGAGTACTGA